A single window of Oxyura jamaicensis isolate SHBP4307 breed ruddy duck chromosome 3, BPBGC_Ojam_1.0, whole genome shotgun sequence DNA harbors:
- the ERMARD gene encoding endoplasmic reticulum membrane-associated RNA degradation protein isoform X2 has protein sequence MQYGSAGQTTWRYGNLFLEVFDVLQYAQATQVALGLMKLTSCLERALGDVYLLIDKDCPFLLRDLLASEQLAVVFGQDVMDVLSVFIGSPYGLNLRNVLWHGFASPQEIPAKYCAMLLFLTAGLGQLLQTYLLKTKYILVHRPYVTIISLEELVAFPDLNHETLCVAEELVQVSDFVFKSMLPFWMAALTAFKQSRYADCVILLLPQLEVGLRLLFTTTNKCPNRLLTAEASALYTTFDEMLKKHLDDEKINQLPSVLEEPAMEFLWDFLNHQEGPRIRDHLSHGEINLKTFPRELANQIVAFAITLLCRFSDEDMVAFKEHKIIKPLMTCASCYRSRFHPISLLKKQVLECMKSIHLWPELPTASEEHVQAVEGLEGNTETSSLILKMAEILSQLQQYLPQDCCSPDDPFSSVVTERLLVKLCDKHICTLYSPRPVLEVLVVLRKICAQCHQVSEQVIASIELRYKQWMKKTLRSRQRHNYLRMLNSVKFLSPALRLILLLITLEVVNVHLVCKKTPFDYQQYLKFLKSVLQYTENLVTYTSPEKNKWDETKELTNKALIKIRKFSDRKLTLIQSAT, from the exons ATGCAGTATGGTTCCGCTGGACAAACTACATGGAGGTATGGAAAT TTATTTCTTGAAGTATTTGATGTTCTACAATATGCACAAGCTACACAAGTTGCTCTTGGCTTAATGAAGCTAACATCATGCCTGGAGAGAGCTTTGGGTGAT gtATATTTACTGATTGATAAAGATTGTCCCTTCCTTCTAAGAGATTTGCTTGCTTCTGAGCAGCTTGCAGTTGTTTTTGGACAAGATGTA ATGGATGTACTAAGCGTATTCATTGGATCACCATATGGTCTGAATCTTCGTAATGTTTTGTGGCATGGGTTTGCATCCCCACAAGAAATTCCTGCAAA ATATTGTGCTATGCTGCTTTTTTTAACTGCAGGATTGGGTCAGTTATTACAGACATATCTTCtgaaaactaaatatattttagtacaTCGACCTTATGTGACCATCATTAGCTTAGAGGAGCTTGTTGCATTTCCAG ATCTTAATCATGAAACACTTTGTGTAGCAGAAGAGCTAGTACAAGTGtctgattttgtatttaaatcaaTGCTACCATTTTGGATGGCTGCTTTAACAGCTTTCAAGCAAAGCAG gtATGCTGACTGTGTGATTCTCTTACTTCCTCAGCTGGAAGTTGGGCTCAGATTGCTCTTCACTACAACTAATAAATGTCCAAATCGACTGCTAACAGCTGAG GCTTCAGCTCTCTACACTACTTTTGATgag ATGCTAAAAAAGCATTTGGATGATGAAAAAATCAACCAGCTTCCTTCAGTTCTTGAAGAACCTGCCATG GAATTCCTTTGGGATTTCTTGAACCACCAGGAGGGTCCACGTATAAGAGATCATTTAAGCCATGGGGAGATcaatctgaaaacatttcctagAGAATTGGCCAATCAGATAGTTGCATTTGCAATTACACTTCTCTGTAGATTTTCAGATGAAGACATGGTTGCTTTTAAG gaacACAAGATCATAAAACCACTGATGACTTGTGCAAGTTGCTACCGTTCTCGATTTCATCCAATTTCCCTACTTAAGAAACAG GTGCTGGAATGTATGAAGAGCATTCACTTATGGCCTGAATTACCAACAGCATCTGAAGAACATGTTCAAGCAGTTGAAGG gttagAAGGAAATACTGAAACTAGTTCTTTAATTTTGAAGATGGCTGAAATCCTCTCTCAATTACAGCAATATTTGCCCCAGGATTGCTGTAGCCCAGATGATCCTTTCAGTAGTGTTGTAACAGAGAG GCTGTTGGTAAAACTTTGTGATAAACACATTTGCACACTCTATTCTCCACGACCTGTTCTGGAAGTATTAGTGGTACTCCGTAAAATATGCGCACAGTGCCATCAAGTGTCAGAACAAGTTATTGCCAGCATTGAGTTGAGATATAAACAGTGGATGAAAAAGACTCTACGTTCTCGCCAAAGGCATAACTATCTACGAATGTTAAACAG TGTTAAGTTTTTGTCTCCGGCGTTGCGGCTCATCTTACTGTTAATTACTCTGGAAGTAGTCAATGTCCATTTGGTTTGTAAGAAGACTCCTTTCGATTATCAGCAGTATCTAAA GTTTTTGAAGTCAGTCTTGCAGTATACTGAGAACTTGGTGACATACACAAGcccagagaaaaacaagtggGATGAAACCAAAGAGCTTACAAATAAGGCTTtgataaaaataaggaaattcaGTGACAGAAAGCTAACATTAATTCAGTCAGCTACAtaa
- the ERMARD gene encoding endoplasmic reticulum membrane-associated RNA degradation protein isoform X1, translating to MALPGSISTCLSPPVHYMICKLGFEKKDIYDINNVVSENGEVHWQAVTEHLHYLESDQSLDYVKSVQSLGPVCESVNSHFKSLTKEQFVVQYAVWFRWTNYMELFLEVFDVLQYAQATQVALGLMKLTSCLERALGDVYLLIDKDCPFLLRDLLASEQLAVVFGQDVMDVLSVFIGSPYGLNLRNVLWHGFASPQEIPAKYCAMLLFLTAGLGQLLQTYLLKTKYILVHRPYVTIISLEELVAFPDLNHETLCVAEELVQVSDFVFKSMLPFWMAALTAFKQSRYADCVILLLPQLEVGLRLLFTTTNKCPNRLLTAEASALYTTFDEMLKKHLDDEKINQLPSVLEEPAMEFLWDFLNHQEGPRIRDHLSHGEINLKTFPRELANQIVAFAITLLCRFSDEDMVAFKEHKIIKPLMTCASCYRSRFHPISLLKKQVLECMKSIHLWPELPTASEEHVQAVEGLEGNTETSSLILKMAEILSQLQQYLPQDCCSPDDPFSSVVTERLLVKLCDKHICTLYSPRPVLEVLVVLRKICAQCHQVSEQVIASIELRYKQWMKKTLRSRQRHNYLRMLNSVKFLSPALRLILLLITLEVVNVHLVCKKTPFDYQQYLKFLKSVLQYTENLVTYTSPEKNKWDETKELTNKALIKIRKFSDRKLTLIQSAT from the exons TAATAATGTTGTGTCTGAAAATGGAGAAGTACACTGGCAAGCTGTTACAGAGCATTTGCATTACCTTGAATCAG ATCAAAGTCTGGATTATGTCAAAAGTGTACAATCACTCGGACCTGTATGTGAATCTGTTAATTCGCACTTCAAATCTCTGACCAAGGAGCAATTTGTAGTTCAGTATGCAGTATGGTTCCGCTGGACAAACTACATGGAG TTATTTCTTGAAGTATTTGATGTTCTACAATATGCACAAGCTACACAAGTTGCTCTTGGCTTAATGAAGCTAACATCATGCCTGGAGAGAGCTTTGGGTGAT gtATATTTACTGATTGATAAAGATTGTCCCTTCCTTCTAAGAGATTTGCTTGCTTCTGAGCAGCTTGCAGTTGTTTTTGGACAAGATGTA ATGGATGTACTAAGCGTATTCATTGGATCACCATATGGTCTGAATCTTCGTAATGTTTTGTGGCATGGGTTTGCATCCCCACAAGAAATTCCTGCAAA ATATTGTGCTATGCTGCTTTTTTTAACTGCAGGATTGGGTCAGTTATTACAGACATATCTTCtgaaaactaaatatattttagtacaTCGACCTTATGTGACCATCATTAGCTTAGAGGAGCTTGTTGCATTTCCAG ATCTTAATCATGAAACACTTTGTGTAGCAGAAGAGCTAGTACAAGTGtctgattttgtatttaaatcaaTGCTACCATTTTGGATGGCTGCTTTAACAGCTTTCAAGCAAAGCAG gtATGCTGACTGTGTGATTCTCTTACTTCCTCAGCTGGAAGTTGGGCTCAGATTGCTCTTCACTACAACTAATAAATGTCCAAATCGACTGCTAACAGCTGAG GCTTCAGCTCTCTACACTACTTTTGATgag ATGCTAAAAAAGCATTTGGATGATGAAAAAATCAACCAGCTTCCTTCAGTTCTTGAAGAACCTGCCATG GAATTCCTTTGGGATTTCTTGAACCACCAGGAGGGTCCACGTATAAGAGATCATTTAAGCCATGGGGAGATcaatctgaaaacatttcctagAGAATTGGCCAATCAGATAGTTGCATTTGCAATTACACTTCTCTGTAGATTTTCAGATGAAGACATGGTTGCTTTTAAG gaacACAAGATCATAAAACCACTGATGACTTGTGCAAGTTGCTACCGTTCTCGATTTCATCCAATTTCCCTACTTAAGAAACAG GTGCTGGAATGTATGAAGAGCATTCACTTATGGCCTGAATTACCAACAGCATCTGAAGAACATGTTCAAGCAGTTGAAGG gttagAAGGAAATACTGAAACTAGTTCTTTAATTTTGAAGATGGCTGAAATCCTCTCTCAATTACAGCAATATTTGCCCCAGGATTGCTGTAGCCCAGATGATCCTTTCAGTAGTGTTGTAACAGAGAG GCTGTTGGTAAAACTTTGTGATAAACACATTTGCACACTCTATTCTCCACGACCTGTTCTGGAAGTATTAGTGGTACTCCGTAAAATATGCGCACAGTGCCATCAAGTGTCAGAACAAGTTATTGCCAGCATTGAGTTGAGATATAAACAGTGGATGAAAAAGACTCTACGTTCTCGCCAAAGGCATAACTATCTACGAATGTTAAACAG TGTTAAGTTTTTGTCTCCGGCGTTGCGGCTCATCTTACTGTTAATTACTCTGGAAGTAGTCAATGTCCATTTGGTTTGTAAGAAGACTCCTTTCGATTATCAGCAGTATCTAAA GTTTTTGAAGTCAGTCTTGCAGTATACTGAGAACTTGGTGACATACACAAGcccagagaaaaacaagtggGATGAAACCAAAGAGCTTACAAATAAGGCTTtgataaaaataaggaaattcaGTGACAGAAAGCTAACATTAATTCAGTCAGCTACAtaa